One Proteobacteria bacterium CG1_02_64_396 DNA segment encodes these proteins:
- a CDS encoding ATPase encodes MEDSLKRLLDAEVKAEALIDGANAQKEAMLRQAIEDVRQAERRFEERIPEIQSSFETKAQSRAEQAVAALERRYHEREGQLGALAAARHDEAVEAAFALLIDRER; translated from the coding sequence ATGGAAGACTCCCTCAAACGTTTGCTCGATGCCGAGGTTAAAGCCGAGGCGCTGATCGACGGCGCCAACGCCCAGAAAGAGGCGATGCTGCGTCAGGCCATCGAGGATGTCCGGCAGGCCGAGCGCCGCTTTGAAGAGCGCATCCCCGAGATTCAATCGAGCTTCGAAACCAAAGCGCAATCGAGGGCCGAGCAGGCGGTTGCGGCGTTGGAGCGGCGCTACCACGAGCGCGAAGGGCAGTTGGGGGCGCTGGCTGCCGCCCGGCACGACGAGGCGGTCGAGGCCGCCTTTGCCCTGTTGATCGACAGGGAGCGGTAA